From one Lycium barbarum isolate Lr01 chromosome 6, ASM1917538v2, whole genome shotgun sequence genomic stretch:
- the LOC132645388 gene encoding CDPK-related kinase 3-like, which yields MEKCRKSGVCFDTNTTNPRLSGSPCYWHFSEFSFTLIFLSLFRFVFVVVVCVCVSVYINSTTAQTHTHSLSRLNPPLPPSICTVGCFEFSLFDFTLSSLFACNTDLPTMGQCYGKSIPTVRDSDGATINSVTDHPLPATPVNVPSVKNTPARSSANSPWPSPYPHGVVGVTPSPARSTPRRFFKRPFPPPSPAKHIKASLARRFGHAKATTPTEGPIPEDGCTAEGTDDQSLDKNFGYNKNFGAKFELGKEIGRGHFGHTCHAKGKKGDLKDLPLAVKIISKAKMTTAISIEDVRREVKILKALSGHKHLVKFYDACEDANNVYIAMELCEGGELLDRILSRGGKYSEDDAKLIIVQILNVVAFCHLQGVVHRDLKPENFLFTTRNEDADMKLIDFGLSDFIRTDERLNDIVGSAYYVAPEVLHRSYSLEADIWSIGVITYILLCGSRPFWARTESGIFRAVLRADPNFEDLPWPSVSPEAKDFVKRLLNKDYRKRMTAAQALTHPWLRSENHPIPLDILVYKLVKSYLHATPLKRAALKALSKALTEDELVYLRAQFMLLEPSKDGRVSLENFRKALSGNATDAMKESKVPDILNAMATLSYRKLDFEEFCAATISTYQLEALEGWEQIASVAFEHFEQEGNRHISVEELARELNVGPTAHNILRDWIRSDGRLSLLGYTKFLHGVTLRSAHMRHH from the exons ATGGAGAAATGTAGAAAATCAGGGGTATGCTTTGATACAAATACTACAAATCCCAGATTAAGCGGATCCCCCTGCTATTGGCATTTTTCAGAATTCTCATTCACTCTGATTTTCCTCTCACTCTTCCGTTttgtctttgttgttgttgtgtgtgtgtgtgtgtctgtatATATAAACTCAACAACAGCACAAACACACACTCACTCTCTCTCTAGACTCA ATCCCCCACTCCCCCCATCGATCTGTACCGTCGGATGCTTCGAATTTTCTCTGTTTGACTTCACCCTCTCCTCTCTCTTTGCTTGTAACACTGACCTTCCCACCATGGGCCAGTGTTACGGCAAGTCCATCCCTACCGTTCGTGACTCTGATGGTGCCACCATTAATTCCGTCACCGATCATCCCTTACCAGCAACTCCCGTTAACGTTCCTTCCGTTAAGAACACACCTGCTCGATCATCAGCTAATAGTCCATGGCCAAGTCCATACCCACACGGTGTTGTAGGTGTGACTCCATCACCAGCAAGGTCTACGCCTAGAAGGTTCTTTAAACGTCCTTTTCCACCACCATCTCCGGCTAAACACATCAAAGCGTCGCTAGCAAGGCGATTTGGACATGCCAAGGCTACTACCCCGACGGAGGGACCAATTCCAGAGGATGGTTGTACAGCTGAGGGGACTGATGATCAGTCGTTGGATAAGAATTTTGGATATAATAAAAACTTCGGGGCTAAGTTTGAATTGGGGAAAGAGATCGGACGAGGGCATTTTGGTCATACTTGCCATGCTAAGGGCAAGAAAGGTGACCTTAAGGACTTGCCACTTGCTGTCAAAATCATCTCCAAAGCAAAG ATGACAACGGCAATATCCATTGAAGATGTGCGCAGAGAAGTGAAAATTTTGAAGGCTCTATCAGGCCATAAACATCTCGTCAAATTTTATGATGCTTGTGAGGATGCTAATAATGTGTACATAGCAATGGA ATTGTGTGAGGGAGGAGAATTACTTGACAGAATATTGTCAAG AGGTGGTAAATATTCAGAGGATGATGCCAAACTTATTATTGTTCAAATTCTAAACGTAGTTGCATTTTGTCATCTCCAAGGTGTGGTCCACCGTGACCTGAAGCCTGAG AATTTCCTATTCACCACCCGAAATGAAGATGCTGATATGAAGCTTATTGATTTCGGGCTTTCTGACTTTATAAGAACAG ATGAGAGACTTAATGATATCGTGGGAAGCGCATATTATGTGGCACCAGAAGTTCTCCACAGATCTTATAGTTTGGAAGCGGATATCTGGAGTATTGGGGTGATTACCTACATTTTGTTATGTGGAAGCAGACCATTCTGGGCAAGGACCGAATCTGGGATTTTTCGTGCAGTATTGAGAGCTGACCCTAACTTTGAAGACTTACCTTGGCCTTCTGTGTCCCCTGAGGCCAAGGACTTCGTAAAAAGGCTTTTAAATAAGGACTATCGTAAGAGGATGACTGCTGCTCAAGCTTTGA CGCATCCATGGTTGCGCAGTGAGAACCATCCTATTCCTTTGGATATATTGGTCTATAAGTTGGTGAAGTCATATCTGCATGCTACACCTCTCAAACGTGCAGCACTAAAG GCTCTTTCTAAAGCTTTAACGGAAGATGAACTGGTTTACCTAAGAGCTCAATTTATGCTTCTGGAACCTAGTAAAGATGGCCGTGTCTCTCTTGAAAACTTCAGAAAG GCTCTTTCAGGCAATGCTACTGATGCTATGAAGGAGTCAAAGGTGCCAGATATTCTGAATGCG ATGGCAACATTGTCATATAGGAAGTTGGATTTTGAAGAGTTTTGTGCGGCTACAATCAGCACATATCAATTGGAGGCCCTCGAGGGATGGGAGCAAATTGCATCAGTGGCATTTGAACATTTTGAGCAAGAGGGAAATCGGCATATTTCAGTAGAGGAATTGGCTAGG GAGTTGAATGTGGGCCCAACTGCTCATAACATTCTCAGAGATTGGATAAGAAGTGACGGAAGACTCAGTTTACTTGGATATACCAAATTTTTGCATGGTGTGACTCTTCGTAGTGCACATATGAGACATCATTAG
- the LOC132645389 gene encoding auxin-responsive protein SAUR32-like: MGGGERSLLHLPHLHIHQGKKKTSDVPKGYLAIKVGQEEEEQQRFVVPVSYFNHPLFIQLLKEAEEVYGFHHKGTITIPCHVEQFRSIQGKIDKHHHNHHHHIHVPCFRA; this comes from the coding sequence ATGGGTGGTGGAGAAAGGAGTCTTTTGCACTTGCCACACCTCCATATTCATCAAGGGAAGAAAAAGACCAGTGATGTGCCAAAAGGGTATCTGGCGATAAAAGTAGGGCAAGAAGAGGAAGAACAACAGAGATTTGTTGTTCCTGTTTCTTATTTCAATCATCCGCTCTTTATTCAGTTACTCAAGGAAGCTGAGGAAGTTTATGGTTTTCATCACAAGGGAACTATTACTATTCCTTGTCATGTTGAACAGTTTCGAAGTATTCAGGGAAAGATTGATAAACACCACCACAATCACCACCATCATATTCATGTCCCATGTTTTAGGGCATGA